In Bernardetia litoralis DSM 6794, the genomic window AGTTTTATTGGAATAGACAGCTATTTTATAAACGATAAATTTCTGATATTATTTAGCTTGTGTGCTTACCTAATTTTCTTTTCTACAAAGGTCGATATTTTAATTTGTTTGAAAAATTTTTTTAGAAATTAATTTCAAATTAATGCAATTTGATAAATCTGTATAACATAATTATTGCTCTTAAATCTATATGAAAATCGAAATTTGTATTTACTGTACTTATTCTACTAAACCATTTACGAATACTAAAGTATTTGATATATTTTCATATTCTAAAGAGTGTGCTATAATTCTATGAAATCAATTTTCTATATATTTCTGATTTAGTACACTGTTTAATAAGTTTTTGTGCATTCAGTTTAGCTACGCTAAGGAGTACGTCGTTCTAAGAACTGAATGTTTAGCTTCCTTAGAAGCGATATTTATTTGCTTGAATCACGTTTTTGAGGAAGCGTTTCATTCAACTCTGAGGAGTTGAACGAACAAAAAACATCAAATAATTTATTAAACAGTGTACTTAATGTCTTTTTATTAGAAATTGTTTAGGAACTTTAAGGCAATATAACGACATCAATAAAAAAACGCATAAAAACCATTCTCAAACAACTTTCTAGTTTTTTGATTAATCCCAAAATTTCTTCCAAATATTTTGAGAAGTTTCTAAGAATTTTTCTGTTGCTTTTAGCTGCTCAGTGCCACTTTCAGTAATGTCAGTTAAAAGAGGAACAGAACGAAGCATTTCACTTCCTTTTACAGTTTCATCAATAGCTTTTGCCCATTGCATCATTGTAGAATCATCTTGTTTTGCTTCAGGAACAAAATTATTGACATGATTTGAAGCTATATTTCTTTTTTCTGTTTTTATTTCAACAGTTGTATCAATTTTTAATTTCTCCTTTTTTGTTGTTTTACCTGCTTGAGCTAGAATTTCAGTTTCGACAATTTGATGAGGGTTCTGATTTACAAACTCTTCTTTTGTGTAAGAAGAAACTGTTTTTTTAGTGTCTTTTTTAATATTATTTTCAGATGTTTCTTGTTCTTTCAAAAAAGCATCTAAATCTGCTAGAGTGTTATTTTTTGCCATAAGTAAAAATGATAATGGTTATAAATAAATAGATTTTGAATAAAAACTAATTTTGTTTTAGTATAAATGCTTGATTGTATGTTAGTTACAAATATTTTATTTTCTTACTTGTTTAATAAAGATACAATATTTTTTGCAATTTCTTCATATTCCTCAATAGGATTTAGAGTAGAAAATTCTGCCATTTTATTTTTTGTTACTACAAAAGTAGGAATAATAGTCGCTTTTAAGCTAGAAAGGACATTTTCAACCGTTTTTGGATTTGTTCTATTATGGATTCTGTTTGGAAGAATTGCAATTTTGAGTTTTTTGTTTATCTCTTGTGCAGGTTTCAAATCTTGTATGGTTTGATAAGCAACTAGCAAATCATTTTGAGAAAGACTTGTCGGAACAATTACTAAATCAGACTCTAAACATAGTTTTCGAATAGCTTCATCAGTTGTTTTTCCTGCACTATCTACTAATATATAATCATATTTTTTTTCTTTTTTGTATTTTTTGAGTTCATTAATAATGCTTTCATCTGTTGAGCCTAAAATTTGAAAAGGAGCATCTTTTTCAGTAACTTTCTTTTTGAAAAGCTCCATTTTTCGAAGTGTTGTGAGTGTATAGTTTGTATCAGTTTCGATAAGTAAAACACGTTTTTTTTGGCTGGCAAGTGTGGTAGCAAGATGTGTAATGTTGGTGGTTTTGCCTGTTCCACCTTTTCGGCTAATGAAAGAAATTATCATAATAATAGAAGAGTAAAAATATATTTTTGGAAGAATAAAAAACAAAAATAACGATTAGTTGATGAATAACTTACTCTGACATCATTTTATTGAATTAACTATCCAATTTCCATCAAAAAATAAGTATATTGTTTTTCAAAGATTCCAGTTTAATTTTACAATCAAAAAAAGTATGCAGACCATTGACTCAACTTATGACTTAATAGATACTTTACAAATCAAAACAACTGATTTTGAACCCTCACACAAACAATTTCTAATTTTATGTGGAAAAAAACAGTTTTATTGTGGTCTTTTGGTTAAAGAAATTTTGGTAGGATTGAATGACAATAAATCACTTAATGAAATTCATTCTCAACTTACCAAACATAGAGCTTATCAAAAACTAACAGTTGAAGATGTAGAAAAAATCATTAATAAAAAAATAATGCCTTTAGGAGTTTTGAAAAGCTCTAAAGAAAAAGATAATATAAAAAAACAAATTACTTATGATGCAGATTCTATCAAAACTCAAAAAACATTACTGAATGAATCACAAACACATTTTTTAGCATCTATCTTTAAATATTTTTATCAAAAATGGGCAGTCATTTTATTTGTTTTAATTGGTCTTTTTGCTCACGTTTTTTATCTTTCTTCGCATTCTGTTTTTGGGGAAAAATCTAAAATTTGGGTAGAGGCTTCAGCTTTAGAATATCTATTAATTTATTTTCTAATAATTCTTATTTTTATTCTTCACGAAGTGGGTCATGCGTCAGCAGCCTTACATTATAACATTCGTACTCCCAGAATTGGCTATGGTTTTTATTTAGTTTATCCTGTTTTTTTTACTGAAATTAGTGAAGCGTGGAAATTGCAGCCTAAAAAGAGAATGGTTATTAACCTTGGAGGTATTTATTTTCAATGGATTGCAGGGAGCATTTTTATTCTTTTAGATTATTTCAATGTCGCTTCTACACATCTTTGGTCAGGAATTGTGGTCATTAATTTTATTCGTCTTCTTTATTCTTTTGTTCCTTTTATGAAAGCAGATGGATATTGGATTTTTAGTGATGGCTTTGAACTAACTAATTTACGTAAAAAATCAAATCAATTTCTAGGAGCTATTTTCAAATCTTTTTCGTTCCAAAAAGCTCGTCAGATTACAGAAACAAAAACACAGTTTTATGCACTTTCTTTTTTCTCTTTTGGAACAATTATTTTTTTTACTTTTTGGTTTGTTGTTTTGGGGGTTTTGGTTTGGGCTTTTGCGCCTATGTTACCACTTATTTTGACTTCTTTTTATGAGAAATTTCAAACAGCCACAACTACTTCTCACTATCTTAAAGTAACTCTACAATCTATCTTGCTCTGTATTACACTTTTGGGAGTAACTATTTTTATTATTAGAATGATTGGTTTGATTCGTTTTGCTATGCAATTTTTACTTAAAAAGGAAGATAAAACGGGATTAAAAATTAAATCTACTTAAAATGAAAATGCCTCAATTGTTGTGTTTAACTATTGATGGAGTAAAAATCCTAGAATCAAATAGCCACAAAATAAATGTTTCAACTTTAAAAATGGTATTTACATTTTGAAGGCGTTAGTAAATACCAAATTAATCACTTTAAAAATTATACGATAATGAAAATGAAACCTATTTTTTTTTTATATTAGTTGCTTTTGTGAGTTGTCAGTCCGATGAAATTACTCCTGAAGCAAGTAAAGAAATAACTTTTACCAAAGGCCTAGATTTTTTAGTAGTTGCACAGGGTAATTTGAATGGAAGTGAAAATATTGAAAAATCTAACTTGATTATTCAAGACAATACTTCTTGGGAAGGTTTAATTATCAAAATGAATAGTATTAAAGATGTTTCAGATAAATTTACAGAAACAAATATTGACTTTTCAAGCTATACTCTTATTGTTGTATTTGACGAGGTTTATGGCAATGGTGGACATTCAATAGACGTAATCAATGTTACAGAAAATGATTTTAATGTTATAGTAAAACTTGATAGATTATTAGAAGGTAATCTTGCCTCTGTAACAACTCAACCTTTTCAGATAATCAAAATACCCAAAACTACCAAACAGATTATTTTTGAATAAAAAATATTAGGTAACAATACAAAAAATAGAGATATTTGAGTAGAGTATATAATTACTTAGAATATTTCATCAAAAAAAAGAAAAAACCTATATCCAAAGAATATAGGTTTTTTTATGCACTTATGAAAAACTATTACCGTCCATAATGACGAACACGTTTTTTTAAAAATTGTTTAATCAATTAGTGCAAAAAAAAAGGCTATTTTTTAAAAAAAGGTAATCAAAAATATAAAAATATTAATGTTATACTTTTTCATTTTCTTCTAAATTAAACAAATCATTCAAAACATCTACCAATGTTTCGGCTTCTCCACGCTTGCAAGCTGCCTTTAATTGAATGACAGGAAGTTTGATTATTTTTTGCATCATTCCTTTTGTAATTTTTTCTATTTTCTGTATTTCTTGTTCATCTAAATTTTTTAAATGACGGTTTATTTCTTCTTTTCGGATTTGCTCCAAAGCATTTTTTAATCTGTGAATTGTTGGCGAAACAATCATTTCTTTACTCCAATCCTCAAACCCTTCTATTGCTTCATCAATTATGGATTGTACATGTGGAATAGATGATTTTCTACGTTCTATTACTTCTGCTGTACGATTCTGAATTTGGTCGATATTAAATACACTTACATGAGGAATTTGCTCAACTTCTGGCTCAATACTTCTTGGAACAGACAAATCAATCAAATACTTGAAACGTACACCTTGAATTTCTTCTACTAATTTTTTGGTTAGAAGTGGTTCATTTGCAGCCACCGAACAAATAATTACATCAGCTTTTTTGACTTCATCTTGCAGATTTTCTATTTTAGCCACTTCAAAATGGTGTGTCTTTGCAAATTCTTGTGCCTTTTCAAAAGTACGATTCATAATTGTTACGGTATGATAATCGTCCTTATCCAAATTTCTGACCACATCTCCTCCAATTTCTCCCACTCCAATAACCAAAACTTTTGGTTGAATCACTGTCTGAGCAAGTTCTGAAGTCATTTCTGCTGCTGCATACGAAACCGAGGCAGCTCCATCTCTAAAACTGGTTTCTTGTGCTACACGCTTATTTGTATAAAAAACAGTGTGTAAAAGACGATGTAAAAACGGACTTGCTAGGTTTAAATCTGCGCTATATTGATAGGCTTTTTTTACTTGATTACTAATTTGAATATCTCCAATTACTTGTGATTGCAATCCCATTGAAACCGAAAAAAGATGTTTAACAGCTTCTTTATGCTCCTCAATAAATTTAAAATAAGGAAAATAATTTTCAGAATTGGAAAGTCCTTTTTGAGTAATAAGTAAAGCAATTAGTTTTTGAGAGAGAGGTTTGGAAGACGAAAAAGGGCAGGCTTGGGGTATATTCGCTGTACCTTCTATAATACTATTTTCTGGTAAACTATAATATATTTCAGTTCTGTTACAAGTAGAAAGGACAAAAAGCTCACTTAAAGCAAACATCTCAGAAGCCTTTTGCAGAAAACTCTGACATTCTGATTCACTTAAAGAAAGTTTCTCTCGCACTTCAACAGGTGCTGTTTTATAATTGATGGTTAAAGCCTTAAAACTGAGTTGCATAGTAGGTTTATTTTTTATAATATCTACAAAATTACTACGCAAAAACCTATAACAAAAATCATTTGTTCTTTTTACACGTTATTTAGAATTAATACAAATAATTTTCTTTACGTAAATAAATCAGAATTTAGACCCTTTCTTATTGCATTGCTTCTAAATTCTGATTTCTAACATCTAAATTTATTTTACATACGCTTGTGTACGATACATCAAACGAGGATAATTTCCATATCCACCCAAACTACGGTGCATCGTTGAGGTATTATCCCAAATTAAAAGATCGTTTGGACTCCATTTGTGAGCATAAATATATTCATCTTTTTCGACTTCTGCCATGAGTTCTTTCAAAAGAATTTGTCCATCTTCTCTACTCAACCCCTCAATATCAGAAGCCGTACAGCCAAAATACAAACACAAAAGTTGCGTTTCTGGGTGTAAATATGCAATATTATGATAGGCATCAGGTGGAAGCTCGTCATCTTTTGCACCCTCAAAGTCAGGAATGTTTTTAGGCGAAACCCATACACGAAGATTCTTAATTTTATCTTTTAGTTCTTGCTTAAGTCCATTGTATGCCAATCTCAAATCTGCAAAACCTGTTTCTCCTCCTTTTGGTGGTACTTTTTCAGCATACAAGCAACTGAAAACATAATTTTTGGGAGCTTGCCAAAAATCGCCATCACTATGCCAATACTCTGCACCCGAATAGTTTTGTAATAATTCTCCACTCGGCAAAATATTCGAAATACGTGTAACCTCTGGGTATTCTTTATGGAAATTATTAAAACGAAGTCCATCGGCAAGCTCAACAGGTTCTCCAAAACGTTTTGTCCAAGCTACCAATTCATCTAAAGAAAGATGTTGATTTTTGATAAGAATAACACCGTTTTGAGGAACTGCTTTACGTATTTCTTCAAACTCTTCTTGAGTCAGATTTTTGACATCTACATTCTCAAAAATTCTACAAGGAAGTGTATAATTAGGAAAAGCCTCCGAACTCTTTACAGTTGGTCTTTCTTTTGTTGTTTCTAGGTTTGTATTCATTATGAATTAATTTTAAGTGTAAATAGATAGAGCAAAATACAAATTTTCAGTTGAAAATAGTAATTTGTTGGAGCTTAAAAACACTTTCACTTCCACTCTTTCCTAAAAAATAAACCCAATCAAAAGTCCTATCAAAATCAAAAAAGGAGCAGGTACTTTTGTAAATTGAAGAATCAAAAAAGTAACCAACATAATACCAATATTGAGGGGAGATTTTTCGATAGGCTCTAAAAGCAAAAAAGCTCCTGCAATTACTAATCCTGCACTTGCACCATTTACTCCCTCCAAAGATGCTTTTATAGGACGGTATTTTTTGAGCTGTTCCCAAAAACGAATCACAAAGAAAATCAGAAACATTCCTGGTAAAAAAACAGCTATTGAAGCCGTAAAACCTCCTAATATTCCCCCCAAAATTCCACCTAAAGCTCCTCCAAAAGTACCACTAAAAAAAACTTCAAAATAACCCGAGCCAGCCAAAAAAGAAGTCTGAAGCCAAGAAAGACGCTTATACATCGTAAGTGCACCCACAAAAGCAGCAAATGAAAATACAGGACCTGGAACAGCCTGCACCAGTGCATAACCAGACAAAAACTCATCGGCTGTCAAAAATTCTTTGAAGGTTACAAATTCTGTGAAAAGAACAGGAATTAGAACTTGTCCACCACCAAAAATAAGACTTCCATTCCTATAAAAATTTTCAAAAATAAGTAATAAAACACCTTTTGTAAGATTTGCTAAAAGAGCAACCCCAATAAAAACACTTCCATACAGAATCAAAAAACGCCACTGAATATCAAATTTTTGTTTTTCTTCTTTCTCTTCCTTATCAAATTTTATTGCTGTTACTAGCCCTCCAGCAATCAAAATTAGAGGAAAAACCCAAGGTGTTCGATAAAAATAAGAAACAATTCCTGCCAAAATCATTAGCACAAATGCTGTCTTTGTTTTGACTACTTTGCGAGAAATTCGGAGTGCAGCAAAAGATACAAAACCAATTGCCATAGGCTGAATAAAGCGAGTAAAATTTAAAGAAATTTCTTGTTTTTGAATGTAGGCAAGCCCAATTGCAGCAGCCGTCATAAAAATTGTAGCTGGCAAAATCCAAACTAAAAGTGTCCAAAAGGCAAGGAATGTTCCTCCTCGTTTGTAGCCAACAGCCATTAAAGTTTGGGTAGAAGTAGGGCCTGGCAAAATCTGGCAAAGTGCATTGAGTTCAATCAGTTCGGCTTCAGTTATATAACCTCTTTTTACAACCAAAATATCTAAGCACATAGCAATATGTGCTTGAGGCCCTCCAAAAGCAGTTAAGGCAAGCAGTAAAATATCCTTCAAAAAAATATAATTGCGTAATTTTTTCACGTTCAGCTACATTTGAAAACACATTTATCAAAAATAAATAACACTAATTTCTGACAAAAATACATTTTTTGATTTAAAAATATAAAAAACAAGCACAATAGAATTTCTAGTATTGTCTCTTTCATAAAAAAGACAAAGTATATTATATATTCTGTGATTTGACTCAAAACACGACAAAATGACCCATAAAAACATTCTAGCTTACTTTTTGTTTACTTTTGATAAACGATTAAAATATTTATTAGAATGTAAATAAGTATCTTTTTATTTCGTATTGAAGAATTATAATAATTATGAAAAAATTATTTTGTAATTATTCATAATTCAATACAAAAAAACAAATTATGGCCTACGTAAAACTTTATAAGAAAAAGTTAGAACACAATTACAAATTTTTAGACGACTTATTCAAACAAGAAGGTGTTGAATGGGGAGTAGTAACAAAACTATTTTGTGGTACAGAAAAATATCTTCAAGAAATAGTAAATCTAGGTGTAACAGAAGTACACGATTCTAGAATTAGTAACCTCCAAAAACTCAAAGAATTAAAGCCTGATATTCAGACGGTTTACATAAAACCTCCTGCCAAACGAAGTATTTCAAATATTATTAGTTATGCCGATGTGAGTTTGAACACTGAATTTGATACAATAAAAATGCTTTCTGAAGAAGCCAAAAAACAAGATAAACTGCATAAAATTATTATTATGATAGAAATGGGTGACCTTCGTGAAGGAGTTATGCCTGATGATGTAGTAGAGTTTTATGCTCAAATATTCAAACTTCCAAATATTCGTGTTATTGGTTTGGGTACAAATCTAAATTGTATGCATGGAGTTTTGCCTTCGGAAGATAAACTAATTCAACTTTCTCTTTACAAAAAAATAATTGAACTTACTTTTGGAAGAGAAATTCCTTGGGTTTCGGCAGGAACAACAGTAACACTTCCTTTAGTTTTGAGACATTTATTACCAAAAGGAGTAAATCATTTTAGAGTGGGAGAGGCCCTCTATTGGGGAAACGATATTTTTACAAATGGATATATTGATGGAATGGAAACGGATGTATTAGAGTTTTTTGCTGAGGTGGTAGAAATCACTGAAAAGCCTCTGATTCCTACTGGTGTTTTGGCTGAAAACCCAAGTGGGGAAATGTTCCAAATCAATGAAGAAGATTATGGAAAAATGTCTTATCGATGTATTATTGATGTGGGTTTGTTAGATATTCGTCCAGAGTTTTTGATTCCAAAAGATGAAACTATTGAGCTTGTGGGAGCAAGTTCGGATATGCTTGTCATTGATTTAAAAACAAATCCGAATAATTACAAAATTGGAGATGTAGTCGCTTTCAAACTCAAATATATGGGTGCGCTTTCACTTATGAATTCGAATTATGTAGAGAAAATTGTGGAGTAAAAAATAAGATTCTAAGTAGTTATATGCTACAATTTTGTTATTTTTTATTTCAAAAAACACAATTTTATATTTCTGATGCGTTTTATAACTCTCCTAAGTATTTTTCAAGAACAGGAACTTCGTCGTTATTTATCTAGTATCTAGTAGTAATGTAAAACTCTTACCAAGAGAACGTAAACGATTTAGTTGTATTCTTTTAAGTTCCAAATATAAGTTGGCTATTAAGGAACTTTCAGTACAATTTGATGTTAGTGAAAATAGTATAAAAATTATTTTAGCAGCAGTAAACAAACTCCTCAAAATTTAA contains:
- a CDS encoding ParA family protein, translating into MIISFISRKGGTGKTTNITHLATTLASQKKRVLLIETDTNYTLTTLRKMELFKKKVTEKDAPFQILGSTDESIINELKKYKKEKKYDYILVDSAGKTTDEAIRKLCLESDLVIVPTSLSQNDLLVAYQTIQDLKPAQEINKKLKIAILPNRIHNRTNPKTVENVLSSLKATIIPTFVVTKNKMAEFSTLNPIEEYEEIAKNIVSLLNK
- the hemA gene encoding glutamyl-tRNA reductase produces the protein MQLSFKALTINYKTAPVEVREKLSLSESECQSFLQKASEMFALSELFVLSTCNRTEIYYSLPENSIIEGTANIPQACPFSSSKPLSQKLIALLITQKGLSNSENYFPYFKFIEEHKEAVKHLFSVSMGLQSQVIGDIQISNQVKKAYQYSADLNLASPFLHRLLHTVFYTNKRVAQETSFRDGAASVSYAAAEMTSELAQTVIQPKVLVIGVGEIGGDVVRNLDKDDYHTVTIMNRTFEKAQEFAKTHHFEVAKIENLQDEVKKADVIICSVAANEPLLTKKLVEEIQGVRFKYLIDLSVPRSIEPEVEQIPHVSVFNIDQIQNRTAEVIERRKSSIPHVQSIIDEAIEGFEDWSKEMIVSPTIHRLKNALEQIRKEEINRHLKNLDEQEIQKIEKITKGMMQKIIKLPVIQLKAACKRGEAETLVDVLNDLFNLEENEKV
- a CDS encoding TauD/TfdA dioxygenase family protein; amino-acid sequence: MNTNLETTKERPTVKSSEAFPNYTLPCRIFENVDVKNLTQEEFEEIRKAVPQNGVILIKNQHLSLDELVAWTKRFGEPVELADGLRFNNFHKEYPEVTRISNILPSGELLQNYSGAEYWHSDGDFWQAPKNYVFSCLYAEKVPPKGGETGFADLRLAYNGLKQELKDKIKNLRVWVSPKNIPDFEGAKDDELPPDAYHNIAYLHPETQLLCLYFGCTASDIEGLSREDGQILLKELMAEVEKDEYIYAHKWSPNDLLIWDNTSTMHRSLGGYGNYPRLMYRTQAYVK
- a CDS encoding chromate transporter is translated as MKKLRNYIFLKDILLLALTAFGGPQAHIAMCLDILVVKRGYITEAELIELNALCQILPGPTSTQTLMAVGYKRGGTFLAFWTLLVWILPATIFMTAAAIGLAYIQKQEISLNFTRFIQPMAIGFVSFAALRISRKVVKTKTAFVLMILAGIVSYFYRTPWVFPLILIAGGLVTAIKFDKEEKEEKQKFDIQWRFLILYGSVFIGVALLANLTKGVLLLIFENFYRNGSLIFGGGQVLIPVLFTEFVTFKEFLTADEFLSGYALVQAVPGPVFSFAAFVGALTMYKRLSWLQTSFLAGSGYFEVFFSGTFGGALGGILGGILGGFTASIAVFLPGMFLIFFVIRFWEQLKKYRPIKASLEGVNGASAGLVIAGAFLLLEPIEKSPLNIGIMLVTFLILQFTKVPAPFLILIGLLIGFIF
- a CDS encoding alanine racemase, which encodes MAYVKLYKKKLEHNYKFLDDLFKQEGVEWGVVTKLFCGTEKYLQEIVNLGVTEVHDSRISNLQKLKELKPDIQTVYIKPPAKRSISNIISYADVSLNTEFDTIKMLSEEAKKQDKLHKIIIMIEMGDLREGVMPDDVVEFYAQIFKLPNIRVIGLGTNLNCMHGVLPSEDKLIQLSLYKKIIELTFGREIPWVSAGTTVTLPLVLRHLLPKGVNHFRVGEALYWGNDIFTNGYIDGMETDVLEFFAEVVEITEKPLIPTGVLAENPSGEMFQINEEDYGKMSYRCIIDVGLLDIRPEFLIPKDETIELVGASSDMLVIDLKTNPNNYKIGDVVAFKLKYMGALSLMNSNYVEKIVE